The Sphingomonas sanxanigenens DSM 19645 = NX02 genome includes a region encoding these proteins:
- a CDS encoding potassium transporter Kup, translated as MPAEADPASIDAGAALADRGHGHRNEGLAKLAVGAIGIVFGDIGTSPIYAFRETFAGHHQLTPDGLHIYGVLSLVFWSMMLVVSIKYVTIIMRADNKGEGGSLALLALINRVSGNKRWTAPIVLLGVFATALFYGDSMITPAISVLSAVEGITTVEKDFAPFVLPLAMGILAGLFAIQSRGTEKVGQLFGPIMLVYFVTIAVLGIVHIAADPGILIALNPWYAIQFFLSDGLTAFLALGSVVLAVTGAEALYADMGHFGRNPIRVSWLFFVLPALMLNYLGQGAMILSLTPADAAVAIQNPFFLLAPESLRLPLVILATLATVIASQAVISGAFSVTQQAIQLGFMPRLRITHTSASAAGQIYIPVMNWGLMVMVMVLVLSFQTSSNLAAAYGIAVTGAMLIDTCLLAVVLFNLWKWNRFAAMAMLGIFFAIDFAYFGANLTKVPDGGWFPLMIGLIAFTLLTTWAKGRQLMMARMREAAMPISIFVDSAANSATRVPGTAVFMTSSPDGVPHALLHNLKHNKVLHERVILLTVKIADEPFVEQETRCKLEDLGQGFHRLIIRYGFMQEPDVPEALKRLTGCGPAFKMMDTSFFLARQTLLPSSRPGMAIWREKLFAWMLRNAESAMEFFRLPTNRVVELGSQVEI; from the coding sequence GTGCCAGCCGAGGCTGATCCGGCCTCGATAGACGCTGGCGCTGCGCTGGCGGATCGTGGTCATGGCCATCGCAACGAAGGGCTGGCCAAGCTGGCCGTCGGTGCGATCGGCATCGTGTTCGGCGATATCGGCACCAGCCCGATCTATGCGTTCCGTGAGACCTTCGCCGGGCATCATCAGCTGACGCCGGACGGGTTGCACATCTATGGCGTGCTGAGCCTGGTCTTCTGGTCGATGATGCTCGTCGTCTCGATCAAATATGTCACCATCATCATGCGCGCGGACAACAAGGGCGAAGGCGGCAGCCTCGCCTTGCTCGCGCTGATCAACCGCGTTTCGGGCAACAAGCGCTGGACGGCGCCGATCGTGCTGCTCGGCGTGTTCGCGACGGCGCTGTTCTATGGCGATTCGATGATCACGCCGGCGATCTCGGTGCTTTCGGCGGTCGAGGGCATCACCACGGTCGAGAAGGATTTCGCGCCCTTCGTGCTGCCGCTGGCGATGGGCATCCTCGCCGGGCTGTTCGCGATCCAGTCGCGCGGCACCGAGAAGGTGGGGCAGCTCTTCGGCCCGATCATGCTGGTCTATTTCGTCACGATCGCGGTGCTGGGCATCGTCCATATCGCGGCCGACCCCGGCATCCTGATCGCGCTCAACCCGTGGTATGCGATCCAGTTCTTCCTCAGCGACGGCCTCACCGCCTTCCTCGCGCTCGGCTCGGTCGTGCTGGCGGTGACGGGCGCCGAGGCGCTCTATGCGGATATGGGCCATTTCGGCCGCAATCCGATCCGCGTCTCCTGGCTGTTCTTCGTGTTGCCCGCGCTGATGCTCAACTATCTGGGGCAGGGCGCGATGATCCTGTCGCTGACCCCCGCCGACGCCGCCGTGGCGATCCAGAACCCCTTCTTCCTGCTCGCGCCCGAATCGCTCAGGCTGCCGCTGGTCATTCTCGCGACGCTCGCGACGGTGATCGCCAGCCAGGCGGTGATCTCGGGTGCCTTCTCGGTCACCCAGCAGGCGATCCAGCTGGGCTTCATGCCGCGCCTGCGCATCACCCACACCAGCGCCTCCGCCGCGGGGCAGATCTACATCCCGGTGATGAACTGGGGGCTGATGGTGATGGTGATGGTGCTCGTGCTGAGCTTCCAGACCTCGTCCAACCTGGCCGCCGCCTATGGCATTGCCGTCACCGGGGCGATGCTGATCGACACCTGCCTGCTCGCGGTGGTGCTGTTCAACCTGTGGAAGTGGAACCGCTTCGCGGCCATGGCGATGCTCGGCATCTTCTTCGCGATCGACTTCGCCTATTTCGGCGCGAACCTCACCAAGGTGCCCGACGGCGGCTGGTTCCCGCTGATGATCGGCCTCATCGCGTTCACCTTGCTGACCACCTGGGCCAAGGGCCGCCAGCTGATGATGGCGCGGATGCGCGAGGCGGCGATGCCGATCTCGATCTTCGTCGACTCGGCCGCAAATTCGGCGACGCGCGTGCCCGGCACCGCGGTGTTTATGACCTCGTCGCCCGACGGCGTTCCCCACGCGTTGCTTCACAACCTCAAGCATAACAAGGTGCTGCACGAGCGCGTGATCCTGCTGACGGTGAAGATCGCCGACGAGCCTTTCGTCGAGCAGGAAACGCGCTGCAAGCTGGAGGATCTGGGCCAGGGCTTCCACCGCCTGATCATCCGCTACGGCTTCATGCAGGAACCCGATGTGCCCGAGGCGCTCAAGCGCCTCACCGGTTGCGGCCCGGCGTTCAAGATGATGGACACAAGCTTCTTCCTCGCGCGGCAGACATTGCTGCCTTCGTCACGCC
- a CDS encoding tetratricopeptide repeat protein: MGWVILLAFAALVGGALWWFGRLPKGGLEYVVAALLLGIAGYAWQGHPDLPGSPVEPATPDIGGELAVTAERRAMMGEFNGAAQYIDTSEALIRNGSTANAVAIMRSATRKYPQNSDLWVGLGNALVEHGGGAINPAAQYAFQRAASLSPQHPAPPFFFGLALARSGQLDQAATIWRELLARTPPNASWRADLEKRIAQADAERGVAAP, from the coding sequence ATGGGCTGGGTGATCCTGCTGGCTTTCGCCGCGCTCGTCGGCGGCGCGCTGTGGTGGTTCGGGCGGCTGCCCAAGGGCGGGCTCGAATATGTCGTCGCCGCGCTGCTGCTCGGCATCGCCGGCTATGCCTGGCAGGGGCATCCCGATCTGCCCGGCAGCCCGGTCGAGCCGGCGACCCCCGACATCGGCGGCGAACTCGCGGTGACCGCGGAGCGCCGCGCGATGATGGGCGAGTTCAACGGCGCGGCGCAGTATATCGACACGTCCGAAGCGCTGATCCGCAACGGCAGCACCGCCAACGCGGTCGCGATCATGCGGTCCGCAACGAGGAAGTATCCTCAGAATTCCGATCTCTGGGTCGGTCTCGGCAATGCGCTGGTCGAACATGGCGGCGGCGCGATCAACCCGGCGGCGCAATATGCCTTCCAGAGGGCGGCGAGCCTCTCTCCGCAGCATCCGGCGCCGCCCTTCTTCTTCGGCCTGGCGCTCGCCCGCTCCGGCCAGCTCGATCAGGCCGCGACGATCTGGCGCGAATTGCTCGCGCGCACGCCGCCCAACGCCTCGTGGCGGGCGGATCTGGAAAAGCGAATCGCCCAGGCCGATGCCGAGCGGGGTGTTGCCGCCCCCTGA
- a CDS encoding cytochrome c-type biogenesis protein has translation MRVALAALALAAAAPVLGQSALPAADLANRQLADPQQEAKAKALMETLRCLVCQGQSIADSDADMAGDMRALVRRRVAAGEDPGAIRAWLVERYGAWVTYEPPVNAVTWPLWVLPLLLLAVGALLARGRFKRKAKR, from the coding sequence ATGAGGGTGGCGCTCGCCGCACTCGCGCTCGCCGCTGCCGCGCCGGTGCTCGGCCAGTCGGCGTTGCCCGCCGCCGACCTCGCCAACCGCCAGCTTGCCGATCCGCAGCAGGAGGCGAAGGCCAAGGCGCTGATGGAAACGTTGCGCTGCCTCGTCTGCCAGGGCCAGTCGATCGCCGACAGCGATGCCGACATGGCGGGGGACATGCGGGCGCTGGTGCGCCGCCGTGTCGCCGCGGGCGAGGATCCGGGGGCGATCCGCGCCTGGCTGGTCGAACGCTATGGCGCGTGGGTGACCTATGAGCCGCCGGTCAACGCGGTCACCTGGCCGCTCTGGGTGTTGCCGCTGCTGCTGCTGGCGGTGGGGGCGCTGCTGGCGCGCGGACGGTTCAAGCGAAAGGCGAAGCGCTGA
- a CDS encoding redoxin family protein, which translates to MKRWVLWVPLALFVLFFGFVGYKLVNPGDTLITSKMIGKPMPRMQLPPGVAGRAAFATGSVPGGRPRLLNVFASWCVPCIAEAPVLMELKRQGIAIDGVAIRDRPEDVALFLGRNGDPYDRIGSDVDASLQLAIGSSGVPETFVVDSQGIIRFQHIGPIMPQDLPDVLTALGEAR; encoded by the coding sequence ATGAAGCGCTGGGTGCTGTGGGTGCCGCTGGCGCTGTTCGTGCTGTTCTTCGGGTTCGTCGGCTACAAGCTGGTCAATCCGGGAGACACGCTGATCACCTCCAAGATGATCGGCAAGCCGATGCCGCGCATGCAGTTGCCGCCGGGCGTCGCCGGCCGCGCCGCCTTCGCCACCGGCTCGGTCCCAGGCGGCAGGCCGCGCCTGCTCAACGTGTTCGCGAGCTGGTGCGTGCCCTGCATCGCCGAGGCGCCGGTACTGATGGAGCTCAAGCGCCAGGGCATCGCAATCGATGGCGTCGCGATCCGCGACCGGCCCGAGGATGTCGCGCTGTTCCTCGGCCGCAACGGCGATCCCTACGACCGGATCGGTTCGGACGTCGACGCCAGCCTGCAACTCGCGATCGGCTCGTCGGGCGTGCCCGAGACCTTCGTCGTCGACAGCCAGGGCATCATCCGCTTCCAGCATATCGGCCCGATCATGCCGCAGGATCTGCCCGACGTGCTGACCGCGCTGGGGGAAGCACGATGA
- a CDS encoding heme lyase CcmF/NrfE family subunit, translated as MIAEAGLAALWLAAALAVLQLALGAIGLTGGRDALLPAIRPVAVVQGVLTLIAFLLLIRLFLDSDMSVKLVAANSHSAKPWLYKFAGTWGNHEGSMLLWVTVLGVAGAAVAVLERRVEARMLAATLAAQAFIGIGFFAFLLFSSNPFERLVPAARDGQGLNPLLQDPGLAFHPPTLYIGYVGMSVAFSFAVGALLTRQVGPAFARAMRPWVLISWIFLTLGITAGSYWAYYELGWGGWWFWDPVENASLMPWLAATALLHSVTVLATRDGLRAWTVMLAVVAFSMSMIGTFLVRSGILTSVHAFAVDPERGSFILALLAIYIGGAMALFALRVATVKEGSQFEMVSREGALVVNNLLLSAILGIVFVGTLYPLGVEAVNGEKLSVGPPYFNSAAGPLALFLVVVMAMGPVMRWRRDRLKAVLPRLALPVLLTAATLLAVVVLVPGMRILPLLGLVLAVGVGVASLAPLWKRNLRRTPLFTWGMVVAHLGVAVALAGMASESAFNRETLVAAKVGDSAKVGPFSVRLKDITPIAGPNWTALEAVLEVRRGNGAAFVMRPQARMFPDPPTATTEAALKTELDGQLYLVLGPEDEQGRWQLRLWWKPFVTFIWLGGGLIALGGLLSLAGRLMRERRVRAPEEALA; from the coding sequence ATGATCGCCGAAGCCGGGCTGGCCGCGCTGTGGCTTGCGGCGGCGCTCGCCGTCCTCCAGCTCGCGCTCGGCGCGATCGGGCTGACCGGCGGGCGTGATGCGCTGCTGCCGGCGATCCGGCCGGTCGCGGTCGTGCAGGGTGTGCTGACCCTCATCGCCTTCCTGCTGCTGATCAGGCTGTTCCTCGATTCGGACATGTCGGTGAAGCTGGTCGCGGCGAACAGCCACTCGGCCAAGCCCTGGCTCTACAAGTTCGCGGGCACCTGGGGGAACCATGAGGGCTCGATGCTGCTCTGGGTCACCGTGCTCGGCGTCGCGGGGGCTGCCGTGGCCGTGCTCGAACGGCGGGTCGAGGCGCGGATGCTGGCGGCGACGCTCGCCGCGCAGGCCTTCATCGGCATCGGCTTCTTCGCCTTCCTGCTCTTCTCCTCAAACCCGTTCGAGCGGCTGGTGCCGGCGGCGCGGGACGGGCAGGGGCTCAATCCGCTGCTGCAGGATCCCGGCCTCGCCTTCCACCCGCCCACGCTCTACATCGGCTATGTCGGCATGTCCGTGGCCTTCTCCTTCGCGGTCGGCGCGCTGCTGACGCGCCAGGTGGGGCCGGCTTTCGCCCGCGCGATGCGCCCGTGGGTGCTGATCTCGTGGATCTTCCTCACCCTCGGCATCACCGCCGGCAGCTACTGGGCCTATTATGAGCTCGGCTGGGGCGGCTGGTGGTTCTGGGATCCGGTCGAGAACGCCTCGCTGATGCCGTGGCTGGCGGCGACCGCCTTGCTCCATTCGGTGACCGTGCTGGCGACGCGGGACGGCTTGCGCGCATGGACGGTGATGCTCGCGGTGGTCGCCTTCTCGATGTCGATGATCGGCACCTTTCTCGTGCGCTCGGGCATCCTCACCTCGGTCCACGCCTTCGCGGTCGATCCCGAGCGCGGCAGCTTCATCCTCGCCTTGCTTGCGATCTATATCGGCGGCGCGATGGCGCTGTTCGCGCTGCGCGTGGCGACGGTGAAGGAAGGATCGCAGTTCGAGATGGTGAGCCGCGAGGGCGCGCTGGTCGTCAACAACCTGCTGCTCTCGGCGATCCTGGGCATCGTCTTCGTCGGCACCCTTTATCCGCTCGGCGTCGAGGCGGTGAACGGCGAGAAGCTCTCGGTCGGACCGCCCTATTTCAACAGCGCCGCGGGGCCGCTGGCGCTGTTTCTGGTGGTGGTGATGGCGATGGGGCCGGTGATGCGCTGGCGCCGCGACCGCCTGAAGGCGGTCTTGCCGCGCCTCGCGCTGCCGGTGCTGCTGACCGCCGCGACCCTGCTCGCGGTTGTGGTGCTGGTGCCGGGCATGCGCATCCTGCCGCTGCTCGGGCTCGTGCTCGCAGTCGGCGTGGGCGTCGCCAGTCTCGCGCCATTGTGGAAGCGCAACCTGCGCCGGACGCCGTTGTTTACCTGGGGCATGGTCGTCGCGCATCTCGGCGTGGCCGTCGCACTGGCCGGCATGGCGAGCGAAAGCGCGTTCAACCGCGAGACGCTGGTCGCTGCCAAAGTCGGCGACAGCGCCAAGGTCGGCCCGTTCAGCGTCAGGCTGAAGGATATCACGCCGATCGCGGGCCCGAACTGGACCGCGCTCGAAGCGGTCCTCGAGGTCCGCCGCGGCAATGGGGCGGCGTTCGTGATGCGGCCGCAGGCGCGCATGTTCCCCGACCCGCCGACCGCGACCACCGAGGCGGCGCTCAAGACCGAACTCGACGGCCAGCTCTATCTCGTCCTTGGGCCGGAGGATGAGCAGGGCCGCTGGCAGCTCCGGCTGTGGTGGAAGCCGTTCGTGACCTTCATCTGGCTGGGCGGCGGGCTGATCGCGCTCGGCGGCCTGCTGTCGCTGGCCGGCCGGTTGATGCGGGAGCGGCGTGTGCGCGCGCCGGAGGAGGCGTTGGCATGA
- the ccmE gene encoding cytochrome c maturation protein CcmE gives MSARAGTMAKAKHQRLVLIVIALVAMIGATLLAMSALSEQAAYFYAPADIKKDRPETGKAIRLGGMVEHGSIRRDADGVTVHFVVTDGIAKTPVSFRGITPDLFKEDSGVVAEGRLDADGSFVADNLLAKHDERYMPPQLDGKMHKTETLDK, from the coding sequence ATGAGCGCGCGCGCGGGCACGATGGCGAAGGCCAAGCATCAGCGGCTCGTGCTGATCGTGATCGCGCTGGTCGCGATGATCGGCGCGACCCTGCTGGCGATGTCGGCGCTGAGCGAGCAGGCCGCTTATTTCTACGCGCCGGCGGATATCAAGAAGGACCGGCCCGAAACCGGCAAGGCGATCCGGCTGGGCGGCATGGTCGAGCATGGCTCGATCCGTCGCGATGCGGATGGCGTCACCGTCCATTTCGTGGTGACGGACGGCATCGCGAAGACGCCGGTCAGCTTCCGCGGCATCACGCCCGATCTGTTCAAGGAAGATAGCGGCGTCGTCGCCGAAGGGCGGCTGGATGCCGATGGCAGCTTCGTCGCCGACAATCTGCTCGCCAAGCATGACGAGCGCTACATGCCGCCGCAACTCGACGGCAAGATGCACAAGACGGAGACGCTGGACAAATGA
- the ccmC gene encoding heme ABC transporter permease CcmC encodes MHIFANPARFLSIAKPITPWLALGGLLLIAIGVGAGLFFTPPDYLQGESVRILYVHVPAAWLGMGGWFGLAIASLVQLVWRHPLAGVAGRATAAPGALFTAICLATGSIWGRPTWGTWWEWDGRMTSMLVLLFLYFGYIALANASEERTSVSRATAIFGLIGAVNVPIINRSVVWWKSLHQGPSITLKGSTIDGSILWPLGFTVLGFTLLFAAIVLMRMRAILAEARVEARMRRLAEA; translated from the coding sequence ATGCACATTTTCGCCAACCCAGCCCGTTTCCTGTCGATCGCCAAGCCGATCACGCCCTGGCTGGCACTGGGCGGGTTGCTGCTGATCGCGATCGGCGTCGGCGCCGGATTGTTCTTCACGCCACCCGACTATCTGCAAGGCGAAAGCGTGCGCATCCTCTATGTGCATGTGCCGGCGGCGTGGCTCGGGATGGGCGGATGGTTCGGGCTGGCCATCGCCAGCCTCGTCCAGCTCGTCTGGCGGCATCCGCTGGCCGGCGTCGCCGGGCGCGCGACCGCGGCGCCAGGGGCGCTGTTCACCGCGATCTGCCTTGCCACCGGCTCGATCTGGGGGCGGCCGACCTGGGGCACCTGGTGGGAATGGGATGGGCGGATGACCTCGATGCTCGTCCTGCTGTTCCTCTACTTCGGCTATATCGCGCTCGCCAACGCCAGCGAGGAGCGCACGTCGGTCAGCCGCGCGACGGCGATCTTCGGGCTGATCGGCGCGGTCAACGTGCCGATCATCAACCGCTCGGTGGTGTGGTGGAAATCGCTGCATCAGGGGCCGAGCATCACCTTGAAGGGATCGACGATCGACGGCTCGATCCTGTGGCCGCTGGGCTTTACCGTGCTTGGTTTCACCCTGCTGTTCGCGGCGATCGTGCTGATGCGGATGCGCGCGATCCTCGCCGAGGCGCGGGTGGAAGCGCGGATGCGCCGGCTGGCCGAGGCCTGA
- the sthA gene encoding Si-specific NAD(P)(+) transhydrogenase, whose product MQRHFDLIVIGSGPAGRRAAIQAAKLGKAVIVIEKGRRVGGVSVHTGTIPSKTLRETVLNLSGYRERGFYGRSYRVKQDISAADLMARLHKTLDHEVEVLEHQFSRNGVRTARGEARFVDPHRVEVTSDDGKTWHCTGDHILIACGTRPFHPDNIAFDHELIFDGDEILEIPKLPRSLTVIGAGVIGVEYATIFSALDVAVTLIEPRDTFLDFIDRELIEEFTHELRDRGVRLRLGAKVEDVTAEGHHTVCRLADGRRVVSDVLLFAAGRVGATDRLGLDAIGLEADRRGRISVDPQTMQTDVPHIYAAGDVIGFPSLASTSMEQGRLAACHAFGLEPPPPPEFFPYGIYSVPEISTIGMTEEEAKRRGIAYEVGIARMRETSRGHIMGLHSGLMKMLFAIETRELLGVHIIGEGATELIHIGQAVLNLKGTIDFFIDNTFNYPTLAEAYKIASLDAWNRLPAPPRASDVAANGASA is encoded by the coding sequence ATGCAGCGCCATTTCGACCTGATCGTGATCGGCAGCGGCCCGGCAGGGCGCCGCGCCGCGATCCAGGCCGCGAAGCTCGGCAAGGCAGTCATCGTCATCGAGAAGGGCCGCCGCGTCGGCGGCGTCTCGGTCCACACCGGCACGATCCCGTCGAAGACGCTGCGCGAAACGGTGCTCAACCTTTCCGGCTATCGCGAGCGCGGCTTCTATGGCCGCTCCTACCGGGTGAAGCAGGATATCTCGGCGGCGGACCTGATGGCGCGGCTGCACAAGACGCTCGACCATGAGGTCGAGGTGCTGGAGCATCAGTTCAGCCGAAACGGCGTGCGCACCGCGCGCGGCGAGGCTCGCTTCGTCGATCCGCACCGGGTGGAGGTGACCAGCGACGATGGCAAGACCTGGCATTGCACCGGCGATCATATCCTGATCGCCTGCGGCACCCGCCCCTTCCATCCGGACAACATCGCCTTCGACCATGAACTGATCTTCGATGGCGACGAGATCCTCGAAATCCCCAAGCTGCCACGCAGCCTGACGGTGATCGGCGCGGGCGTGATCGGCGTGGAATATGCGACGATCTTCAGCGCGCTCGACGTCGCGGTGACGCTGATCGAGCCGCGCGATACCTTCCTCGACTTCATCGACCGGGAATTGATCGAAGAGTTTACCCACGAACTGCGCGACCGCGGCGTGCGCCTGCGGCTGGGCGCCAAGGTGGAGGACGTGACCGCCGAGGGGCATCACACCGTCTGCAGGCTGGCCGATGGCCGCCGCGTCGTCAGCGACGTGCTGCTGTTCGCTGCCGGCCGGGTCGGCGCGACCGACCGGCTGGGGCTCGACGCGATCGGGCTGGAGGCGGATCGGCGCGGGCGCATCTCGGTCGATCCGCAGACGATGCAGACCGACGTGCCGCACATCTACGCCGCGGGCGACGTGATCGGCTTTCCCAGCCTCGCCTCCACTTCGATGGAACAGGGCCGCCTCGCCGCCTGCCACGCCTTCGGCCTCGAACCGCCGCCGCCGCCCGAATTCTTCCCCTACGGCATCTATTCGGTGCCCGAAATCTCGACGATCGGCATGACCGAGGAGGAAGCAAAGCGCCGCGGCATTGCTTATGAGGTCGGCATCGCCCGCATGCGCGAAACCTCCCGCGGCCACATCATGGGGCTCCACAGCGGGCTGATGAAGATGCTGTTCGCGATCGAGACGCGTGAATTGCTCGGCGTCCACATCATCGGCGAAGGCGCGACCGAACTGATCCATATCGGCCAGGCGGTGCTGAACCTGAAAGGGACGATCGACTTCTTCATCGACAACACGTTCAACTATCCGACGCTGGCGGAAGCCTACAAGATCGCCAGCCTGGATGCGTGGAACCGGCTGCCCGCACCGCCACGGGCGTCGGACGTCGCAGCCAACGGCGCGTCGGCCTGA
- a CDS encoding M15 family metallopeptidase produces MRSRFGLLMVVAAAAGPMAPVAVAQTRAEWRAIGQYGEKNAPLTLFERDGALFVDGGGYAAARLTRIDDGVYVIAGGGELVLAKRAVRLNGRTLAFHDFGAESEAATRRAVKADPVALRRRALAATPPVEAGPHLPDDLVDLTGVDRRIRLDIRYAGARNFMGIPLYERAAAFLQRPAAAAVGRAQQALAAKGYGLMIHDAYRPWFVTWMFWEATPPEDHVFVADPAQGSRHNRGCAVDLTLYDLRTGKVVEMPSRYDEASRRSYSNFVGGTTRQRALRDMLREAMVAEGFEVYPEEWWHFDYRTWRRYAIGTKSFTELASRR; encoded by the coding sequence ATGCGCAGTCGCTTCGGGCTCCTGATGGTCGTCGCTGCAGCCGCCGGTCCTATGGCGCCGGTTGCCGTCGCCCAGACGCGCGCCGAATGGCGCGCCATCGGCCAATATGGTGAGAAGAACGCGCCGCTGACCCTGTTCGAGCGCGACGGTGCCTTGTTCGTGGATGGCGGCGGATATGCCGCGGCGCGGCTGACGCGGATCGACGACGGCGTTTACGTGATCGCGGGCGGGGGCGAACTGGTGCTGGCGAAGCGCGCGGTGCGCCTGAACGGACGGACGCTGGCCTTCCATGATTTCGGCGCGGAGTCGGAAGCGGCGACCCGCAGGGCGGTGAAGGCCGATCCGGTCGCTTTGCGCCGCCGCGCGCTGGCAGCGACCCCGCCGGTCGAGGCCGGCCCGCATCTGCCCGACGATCTCGTCGATCTCACCGGCGTCGATCGCCGCATCCGCCTCGACATCCGCTATGCCGGCGCCAGAAATTTCATGGGCATCCCGCTCTATGAGCGCGCGGCGGCGTTTCTCCAGCGCCCCGCCGCCGCGGCGGTCGGGCGCGCGCAACAGGCGCTGGCCGCCAAGGGTTATGGGCTGATGATCCACGATGCCTATCGGCCATGGTTCGTCACATGGATGTTCTGGGAAGCGACTCCTCCCGAAGACCATGTCTTCGTCGCCGATCCGGCACAGGGTTCCCGCCACAACCGCGGCTGCGCGGTGGATCTCACGCTCTACGACCTCAGGACGGGCAAGGTCGTCGAGATGCCGAGCCGTTATGACGAGGCGTCTCGCCGATCCTATTCCAACTTCGTCGGCGGCACGACACGGCAGCGCGCGCTGCGGGACATGCTGCGCGAGGCGATGGTCGCCGAGGGGTTCGAGGTTTACCCGGAGGAATGGTGGCACTTCGACTATAGGACGTGGCGCCGCTACGCGATCGGGACGAAGAGTTTCACCGAACTCGCATCGCGCCGCTGA